One stretch of Halobacillus litoralis DNA includes these proteins:
- a CDS encoding GNAT family N-acetyltransferase: MRVRKARHEDVPAIAKVHVDAWLDTYRGLVPDAYLNRMSYEKRERLWEKNMETSHIFVVEDEVYGVFGFATWENRSSFGGYDSELSSLYIQEKFHQLGAGSALLSAVFRDISEKRHHSMIVKVLSENPACKFYEAKGAVKVKEVTITIEEESLDETIYAWELI, encoded by the coding sequence ATGAGGGTACGAAAAGCAAGGCATGAAGATGTTCCAGCAATTGCAAAGGTCCATGTGGATGCATGGCTGGATACCTACCGAGGACTAGTGCCTGATGCTTACTTGAACCGGATGAGTTATGAAAAGAGAGAACGTCTATGGGAAAAGAATATGGAAACCTCTCACATTTTTGTGGTGGAGGACGAAGTGTATGGGGTTTTCGGTTTTGCCACATGGGAAAATCGTTCCTCTTTCGGAGGTTATGATTCAGAGTTGAGCTCACTTTACATCCAGGAAAAGTTTCATCAGCTTGGTGCAGGGAGCGCTTTGCTATCGGCCGTCTTCCGTGACATCTCAGAAAAAAGGCACCACAGCATGATTGTCAAAGTACTCTCAGAAAACCCTGCATGTAAGTTCTATGAAGCAAAAGGTGCAGTAAAGGTGAAAGAGGTTACGATTACGATCGAAGAAGAATCGCTGGATGAAACGATTTACGCTTGGGAATTAATTTGA
- a CDS encoding sporulation protein, with amino-acid sequence MLAKLFNWFGPGLPKVDLVLPKTEYAPGEKVTGSFHLIGGLNQQIIQRLECDLMKRKAGEKPSLLQPVTTVLMNRELDPKEESEYPFHFVLPDAVELDDPETTYLLQTKLVLKNDVKTLDTDEIDIVIR; translated from the coding sequence ATGTTAGCGAAGCTATTCAACTGGTTCGGACCCGGCCTGCCCAAGGTCGACTTGGTTCTACCTAAGACAGAATATGCACCAGGAGAAAAAGTGACCGGATCTTTCCATTTGATCGGCGGATTGAATCAGCAGATCATTCAGCGGCTTGAATGTGACTTGATGAAAAGAAAAGCGGGAGAAAAACCAAGCCTCTTACAACCCGTAACGACGGTGTTAATGAACCGTGAACTTGATCCCAAAGAAGAAAGTGAGTATCCATTCCATTTCGTTCTCCCGGATGCGGTGGAGTTGGATGATCCGGAAACGACATACCTTCTTCAAACGAAACTGGTGTTAAAGAATGACGTCAAAACTTTGGATACGGATGAAATTGATATTGTGATCCGTTAA
- a CDS encoding acetate uptake transporter — protein sequence MNQSTTTQRVQMTTADPSAIGLFGLAMVTLVASSAKLGWTDGVSFILPWAIFLGGLAQLFAAIQDAKHNNTFGTTAFAAFGLFWFGVGTSWLIDFGVFGEAASQAVDPHQLGIAYIGYLIFSIFMTVGAMETNKVLFIIFVLIDFLFIGLSLSTLGIAPHATHMVAAVAELMIAIMSFYGSAASVLNVHFGKVTLPIGKPFGIFT from the coding sequence ATGAATCAATCAACAACGACGCAACGGGTACAAATGACAACAGCAGACCCTTCCGCGATCGGACTTTTTGGACTCGCTATGGTTACACTTGTGGCATCTTCAGCCAAGCTTGGATGGACAGACGGGGTATCTTTCATTCTTCCATGGGCAATTTTCCTCGGAGGGCTTGCCCAGCTGTTCGCAGCCATTCAGGATGCAAAGCATAACAACACCTTCGGAACCACGGCGTTTGCCGCTTTCGGACTCTTCTGGTTCGGTGTCGGAACGTCCTGGCTCATCGACTTTGGAGTCTTCGGAGAAGCAGCATCCCAAGCGGTGGATCCCCATCAACTGGGCATCGCCTACATCGGTTACCTGATTTTCTCCATTTTCATGACGGTCGGCGCTATGGAAACGAACAAAGTATTGTTCATCATTTTTGTTTTGATCGACTTCTTGTTCATCGGCCTTTCCCTGTCCACACTCGGAATTGCTCCACATGCCACGCATATGGTAGCAGCCGTAGCTGAACTAATGATTGCGATCATGAGCTTTTACGGTTCCGCAGCAAGTGTCTTGAATGTCCATTTTGGAAAAGTCACGCTGCCTATCGGGAAACCGTTCGGCATTTTCACATAA
- a CDS encoding GNAT family N-acetyltransferase, translating to MDFQELETDRLKLIEITDEYIDSYYAIMSKDEVTKYYGMPSLTEREQAENIVRSFRDNFAVKKSMRWGIIWKETNTFIGTVGLNNWSPHSRKAEVGYELAPSFWRKGITSEAVFAVMEYAFRELGLYRLGAVTFPQNNASSGLLKRLGFKKEGVLRGYLFQDDQNHDAFMFSRLQEEYLQEEF from the coding sequence ATGGATTTTCAAGAATTAGAAACCGACCGCTTGAAGCTGATCGAGATTACGGATGAATATATTGACAGCTACTATGCCATCATGTCGAAGGATGAGGTCACGAAGTATTATGGAATGCCTTCCCTCACTGAACGTGAACAAGCGGAAAACATCGTCCGCTCATTCCGGGACAACTTTGCAGTGAAAAAGAGTATGCGCTGGGGGATCATTTGGAAAGAGACGAATACCTTCATCGGTACAGTCGGTTTGAACAACTGGAGTCCTCATAGCAGGAAGGCGGAAGTCGGTTATGAACTCGCCCCGTCCTTCTGGCGGAAAGGGATCACATCAGAAGCTGTATTCGCTGTTATGGAATATGCGTTTCGTGAGTTGGGTCTTTACAGGCTCGGGGCCGTGACTTTCCCTCAAAACAATGCTTCCTCAGGATTGTTGAAAAGACTGGGATTTAAAAAGGAAGGGGTTTTGAGAGGGTACCTCTTCCAGGACGACCAAAATCATGATGCGTTCATGTTTTCCCGCTTGCAGGAAGAGTACTTACAGGAAGAATTCTGA
- a CDS encoding GNAT family N-acetyltransferase, which yields MYFPPIETERLHLVNVSQKHTNFIFKHFSDSKVCEYLYDEEDLKTYDQAQALVDWFANPEEKGYNRWVLESKEMGGVPVGTCGFHLWDRQNRMAEIGYDLFPDYWGKGLMKEALVACINSGFQNMNLNRIHAYVAVENQRSSALLKRLGFTCEGIFRDKHYYQGNYYDHYTYSLLRREW from the coding sequence TTGTATTTTCCGCCAATAGAAACAGAACGTCTCCATCTGGTGAACGTGAGTCAGAAGCATACGAATTTCATTTTCAAACACTTCAGTGACAGCAAAGTTTGTGAGTATCTGTATGATGAAGAAGACTTGAAGACTTATGATCAGGCTCAAGCATTAGTAGATTGGTTCGCAAATCCTGAAGAAAAAGGGTACAACCGCTGGGTATTGGAAAGTAAAGAGATGGGCGGGGTTCCTGTCGGGACATGTGGTTTCCATTTATGGGACCGTCAGAATCGGATGGCGGAAATCGGATATGACCTCTTTCCTGACTATTGGGGTAAGGGGCTGATGAAAGAGGCTTTGGTGGCCTGCATCAACAGCGGCTTTCAAAACATGAATCTGAATCGTATCCATGCTTATGTAGCGGTGGAGAACCAGCGTTCCTCCGCTTTGTTAAAACGATTAGGTTTCACTTGTGAAGGCATTTTCAGGGATAAGCATTACTATCAAGGCAACTATTACGACCATTATACCTATTCCTTGCTCCGTAGAGAGTGGTAA
- the rpsN gene encoding 30S ribosomal protein S14: MAKKSKVAKEKKRQAMVQKYAALRKELKEKGDYEALRKLPRDSSPTRLTGRCEVTGRPRGYMRKFNMSRITFRGYAHKGQIPGVKKSSW; the protein is encoded by the coding sequence ATGGCTAAAAAGTCAAAAGTAGCAAAAGAGAAGAAACGTCAGGCCATGGTGCAAAAATATGCAGCCTTGCGTAAAGAGTTGAAGGAAAAAGGCGACTACGAAGCGTTAAGGAAACTACCGAGAGATTCCTCCCCCACACGCCTGACCGGCCGCTGTGAAGTAACCGGAAGACCGCGGGGTTACATGCGGAAATTCAACATGTCCCGCATTACCTTCAGAGGTTACGCCCACAAAGGCCAAATCCCAGGCGTGAAAAAATCCAGTTGGTGA
- a CDS encoding class I SAM-dependent methyltransferase, translated as MLEDTGERVIPKQMDPMNNMLLEHIARYVFSTPYVEGRVLDLACGTGYGSLKIAKETKEKIDEIIGMDICEETLQYAVHNYYHPLLTFKQGDAMDASLPEEIGTFDTILSFETIEHVKDDRLFVKRMYDLLNPGGTLILSTPFGEGRDYECGQPFHYFQLTPEEFEELFEGFSEKEIYNQRGVTIEPPREGVYYPLGVAVCKK; from the coding sequence ATGTTAGAAGATACGGGCGAACGGGTCATACCGAAACAAATGGATCCAATGAACAACATGCTTCTCGAGCACATTGCACGGTATGTGTTTTCCACTCCTTATGTAGAAGGAAGGGTACTGGATCTCGCGTGTGGCACCGGCTATGGAAGTCTTAAAATAGCGAAAGAAACAAAAGAGAAAATCGATGAAATCATAGGCATGGATATTTGCGAGGAAACATTGCAATATGCGGTTCACAACTATTATCATCCTCTGCTCACTTTCAAACAGGGAGATGCGATGGATGCTTCTCTGCCAGAGGAAATCGGGACGTTTGATACGATTCTCAGTTTCGAAACGATCGAACATGTCAAAGATGACCGTTTGTTCGTAAAGCGTATGTATGATTTATTGAATCCAGGCGGCACGCTTATCCTCTCCACTCCATTCGGTGAAGGAAGGGATTACGAATGCGGGCAGCCTTTCCATTATTTTCAACTGACACCAGAGGAATTCGAGGAATTGTTCGAGGGCTTTTCTGAAAAAGAAATCTATAATCAGCGCGGCGTTACCATTGAGCCTCCGAGAGAAGGCGTCTATTATCCTTTGGGTGTCGCTGTATGTAAAAAGTAG
- a CDS encoding peroxiredoxin family protein, whose product MSELRLGDRVPNFILPTVTGEQFLLESHQEVHKDCWHMIVFFRGSWSPECIRFLNQMEDQLSEFTSEHVTVLGIAAENLAELSRMTEKENLTFPVLSDEFLSIIEAFGVFTEHATTSKEGVSTFGEPAFFLINHRGELLYQQKQTGPFGRACAEDLLKTIRHLKSQQQTKDSAS is encoded by the coding sequence ATGTCTGAGTTGAGGCTCGGGGATCGTGTTCCGAATTTTATTTTACCTACCGTCACTGGAGAACAGTTTTTGTTAGAGTCCCATCAGGAAGTCCATAAAGATTGCTGGCATATGATCGTTTTCTTCCGAGGGTCATGGTCGCCGGAGTGCATACGCTTTTTAAATCAGATGGAGGACCAACTCAGCGAATTTACAAGTGAACATGTTACGGTCCTGGGGATTGCAGCAGAAAACCTGGCGGAATTGAGCCGTATGACGGAAAAAGAAAACCTCACGTTCCCCGTTTTATCCGATGAATTCCTTTCTATCATTGAAGCATTCGGAGTATTTACGGAACATGCAACAACTTCCAAAGAAGGAGTCAGTACTTTCGGAGAGCCTGCTTTCTTCCTGATCAACCACAGGGGAGAATTGCTTTATCAGCAAAAACAGACGGGTCCCTTCGGCAGGGCTTGTGCAGAGGATTTGTTGAAGACGATCCGCCATCTCAAAAGTCAGCAGCAAACCAAGGACAGTGCCTCTTAA
- a CDS encoding cytidine deaminase has protein sequence MNMERELYEEAKELVQHRYPSGWGGAAAIRIEDGTILTSIAPDVINDAVNLCMETGAILEAHKRNQRVTHSLCIARDDEKSSVKVLSPCGICQERLFYWGDDVKVAVTHEGEDLLFKTLAEVQPHHWSRAYEGEE, from the coding sequence ATGAACATGGAAAGAGAGCTATATGAGGAAGCAAAAGAACTGGTACAACATAGATACCCGAGCGGGTGGGGAGGAGCGGCAGCGATAAGGATCGAAGACGGAACCATCCTCACCAGTATCGCTCCGGATGTCATCAATGATGCTGTGAATCTTTGCATGGAAACAGGGGCGATCCTTGAAGCCCATAAGCGGAACCAGCGGGTCACGCATTCCCTTTGCATCGCCCGGGACGATGAGAAATCCTCAGTTAAAGTGTTGTCACCTTGCGGGATTTGTCAAGAGCGGTTGTTTTACTGGGGAGATGATGTGAAAGTCGCTGTCACCCATGAAGGTGAAGACCTTCTATTTAAAACACTTGCTGAAGTCCAGCCCCATCACTGGTCGAGAGCCTATGAGGGAGAAGAATGA
- a CDS encoding SDR family NAD(P)-dependent oxidoreductase produces the protein MQEKVALVTGGSKGLGKGIAQNLAASGVTVMINYNRDQESADGVVHQIRENGGQAFAIQADVTKEEEVDRLVREAEQQAGRPVSIVVNNATGPQPEYSLEEVTWDDYLDQLLFTTKAPLLLTKAVLPSMKEEKWGRIINIGSEVVELGNAHFSNYVTAKSAVVGMTRSWASELGEHGITVNAVHPGFTPVERHGEVSEETKASYLKDVPLKRMGEPHDIANAVRFLSSDDASFITGQNISVNGGKTF, from the coding sequence ATGCAAGAGAAAGTGGCACTTGTAACAGGAGGCTCCAAAGGTCTTGGTAAGGGAATAGCTCAAAATCTGGCGGCTTCTGGTGTGACGGTGATGATCAATTACAATCGTGATCAGGAGTCGGCGGATGGAGTCGTTCATCAAATCCGTGAAAATGGCGGTCAAGCTTTCGCCATCCAAGCCGATGTGACGAAAGAGGAAGAGGTGGACAGGCTGGTACGAGAAGCAGAACAACAAGCGGGCCGCCCAGTCAGTATCGTCGTAAACAATGCCACAGGTCCGCAACCCGAATATTCCCTAGAAGAAGTGACTTGGGACGATTATCTCGATCAGCTGCTGTTTACGACAAAGGCTCCGCTATTGCTGACAAAAGCCGTCCTTCCTTCAATGAAGGAAGAAAAATGGGGGCGGATCATCAATATCGGAAGCGAAGTCGTCGAACTCGGCAATGCGCATTTTTCCAATTATGTAACGGCGAAGTCAGCGGTCGTCGGCATGACGCGTTCTTGGGCCAGTGAACTCGGGGAGCATGGCATTACGGTCAATGCCGTCCATCCTGGCTTTACACCTGTTGAACGTCACGGAGAAGTATCAGAAGAGACAAAAGCTTCTTACCTTAAGGATGTTCCTTTGAAAAGGATGGGGGAGCCGCACGACATCGCGAATGCTGTCCGTTTCTTAAGCAGCGATGATGCATCATTCATTACAGGTCAGAACATCAGTGTCAATGGAGGGAAAACATTTTAG
- a CDS encoding GNAT family N-acetyltransferase produces MKIVDLKHLSTEEKVDFFHTHWCGTKMVFSSGVYECTDLDGFAAVENEKILGLITYVKKERECEIISLDSLVENKGIGTSLIQAVEAEVERMDCHFIRVITTNDNVRALAFYQKRGFRMTEILHDAVQRAREIKPEIPTIGNHGIPIVDELLLEKEI; encoded by the coding sequence ATGAAAATCGTAGACTTGAAGCACCTATCCACCGAAGAGAAGGTGGATTTTTTTCATACCCATTGGTGTGGCACAAAGATGGTCTTTTCGAGCGGCGTTTATGAATGCACGGATTTAGACGGCTTTGCTGCAGTGGAAAATGAAAAGATCCTAGGGTTGATTACCTATGTGAAAAAAGAGAGGGAGTGTGAAATCATCTCCCTCGACAGTCTGGTAGAAAACAAAGGCATCGGAACGTCGCTCATCCAGGCGGTAGAGGCTGAAGTGGAGCGGATGGATTGTCATTTCATCCGTGTCATTACGACGAACGACAATGTAAGAGCCCTCGCATTCTATCAAAAACGCGGGTTCCGTATGACTGAAATCTTACACGATGCCGTCCAGCGTGCCCGTGAAATCAAGCCGGAGATTCCGACCATCGGTAATCATGGCATCCCGATCGTTGATGAACTTTTATTGGAAAAGGAGATTTGA
- a CDS encoding ASCH domain-containing protein — protein sequence MKGLLIKEPWIEMILNGEKTWEIRGTNTKQRGTIGLIKSGSGHVFGTVDIKDSKLLTKEEYEKSTHLHGIQEEDCQPMPYKRTYAWELGNPVLYEEPIPYTHPLGAVIWVDLDKAMKAEV from the coding sequence ATGAAAGGTTTGTTAATCAAAGAGCCATGGATCGAGATGATCTTGAATGGAGAAAAGACGTGGGAAATCCGTGGCACGAACACGAAGCAGAGAGGGACGATCGGGTTGATAAAAAGCGGCTCCGGTCATGTATTCGGAACGGTGGATATCAAGGACAGCAAACTATTGACGAAAGAAGAATATGAGAAGAGCACACATTTGCATGGCATTCAGGAAGAGGATTGTCAGCCGATGCCATACAAGCGTACCTATGCATGGGAGCTAGGGAATCCGGTCCTCTATGAAGAACCGATCCCCTATACTCATCCACTTGGAGCCGTCATCTGGGTGGACTTGGACAAGGCGATGAAGGCGGAAGTTTAA
- a CDS encoding ABC transporter substrate-binding protein, which produces MLDERYFSLRAHLYEREAAQTIAFKLQELEAVWYCSQKNAKRILKDLEANGKLTYIPGKGRGKRSTLLFPKPFQKEVEDFVTACVERDELDEAAHLLRLPIPKSWIAKASYDIRKMFSYREQSSPKDVLHAFIARSLTTLDPLEVSITFEAHLIEQLGDPLLKYDAEKDEILPHIAHHVEVDDSSRTWTFYLRKGVRFHNDEELTSEDVQSTLSRAMNTEASTSWLTEGIRSIDSPSRYKVIIHLDESNPFFPRYMAASNLCILPSGTPFNEHEWIGTGPFYLKEHTENKLVLAAFDGYFKERPLLDEVQFFKVSQEAASIINFTVADGEDVNPAEKQEVETGFRFLTFNFHKDNIVQDPHFREAIYHFLDIGRMADAFGWRAFGDPTEPAGDHQYVEASSFTPKRSTHLEKKSALIPELLKKSGYSGEPLKLFHLEFPSAVKEAEWLEESGAEYGIHFERHPFNFSNFYTEDMSEDVDLIFMGEVSSLDPHLSFLGAFYNKNLFFRRFFPDWGLQWIHDKLEDFKSQETYEGREQVMDEIETYIRKQHLLVFQYHPVKVRTFHPMIQDVRFQSFGHFDFSKIWIPR; this is translated from the coding sequence ATGCTTGACGAACGGTATTTTTCACTGAGGGCCCACCTGTATGAACGAGAAGCAGCCCAAACGATCGCATTCAAACTGCAGGAGCTTGAAGCCGTTTGGTATTGCTCACAAAAAAATGCGAAGAGAATTTTGAAGGATCTAGAAGCGAATGGAAAGCTGACGTACATTCCCGGCAAAGGGCGCGGAAAACGGTCCACCCTCCTTTTTCCGAAACCGTTCCAAAAGGAAGTGGAGGATTTCGTCACCGCGTGTGTCGAGCGGGACGAGCTGGATGAAGCGGCCCATCTGCTGCGCCTGCCGATCCCGAAGTCATGGATCGCCAAAGCGTCCTATGATATCCGCAAAATGTTCAGCTACAGGGAGCAGAGCAGTCCGAAAGACGTGCTCCATGCTTTCATCGCACGGTCACTGACGACCCTCGATCCACTGGAAGTTTCGATCACGTTCGAAGCCCATCTGATTGAACAGCTCGGTGATCCGCTGCTGAAATATGATGCGGAAAAGGATGAGATTCTCCCACATATCGCGCATCATGTGGAAGTCGATGACTCGTCCAGGACGTGGACGTTCTATTTACGTAAAGGAGTGCGGTTCCATAATGACGAAGAGCTGACGAGTGAGGATGTCCAATCCACATTATCGAGAGCAATGAACACGGAAGCCTCCACGTCCTGGCTGACAGAAGGCATCCGGAGCATTGATAGTCCAAGCCGTTATAAAGTCATCATTCATTTGGACGAATCGAACCCATTTTTCCCAAGATACATGGCGGCATCGAATTTGTGCATCCTCCCTTCCGGAACGCCCTTCAATGAACACGAGTGGATCGGAACCGGACCTTTTTACTTGAAAGAGCACACAGAGAACAAGCTCGTCCTCGCCGCTTTCGACGGGTATTTCAAAGAACGTCCGTTACTTGATGAGGTCCAATTTTTCAAAGTTTCCCAGGAAGCGGCGAGCATCATCAATTTCACAGTGGCAGACGGAGAAGATGTGAATCCTGCCGAGAAGCAAGAAGTCGAGACCGGTTTCCGCTTCCTGACGTTCAATTTTCATAAAGACAACATCGTCCAGGACCCTCATTTCCGGGAAGCGATCTACCACTTTCTCGATATCGGAAGAATGGCGGACGCTTTCGGCTGGCGCGCCTTCGGAGATCCGACTGAACCGGCTGGTGATCATCAGTATGTAGAAGCCAGCAGCTTCACGCCAAAACGATCCACACACTTGGAGAAAAAGAGCGCATTGATTCCAGAGCTGTTGAAAAAATCCGGCTATTCGGGAGAACCGTTGAAGCTGTTTCATCTTGAATTTCCTAGTGCAGTGAAAGAAGCGGAATGGCTCGAGGAAAGCGGAGCGGAGTACGGCATCCATTTCGAGCGGCATCCCTTCAACTTTTCCAATTTCTATACCGAAGACATGAGCGAAGACGTGGATTTGATCTTCATGGGAGAAGTGTCCTCACTCGACCCCCACCTCTCTTTTTTAGGAGCTTTTTATAATAAAAACCTCTTCTTCCGGCGCTTTTTCCCGGATTGGGGATTGCAGTGGATCCATGACAAACTCGAGGATTTCAAAAGTCAGGAAACGTATGAAGGACGAGAGCAGGTCATGGACGAGATTGAAACGTACATACGAAAGCAGCACCTGTTGGTTTTCCAATACCATCCTGTAAAAGTCCGCACGTTCCACCCGATGATCCAGGACGTCAGGTTTCAGTCGTTCGGTCACTTCGATTTTTCGAAAATATGGATTCCAAGATAA
- a CDS encoding MFS transporter, with the protein MFKELHPNIRIRIYTSFLSRVVGAAVFPFMAIYFTKEINATVAGVLLLIQVAAQFLTGLYGGYLADIIGRKRLMVTGEVLKLAAFIGMFLANSPWFQSAWVTFFMLLLIGIAGGLVNPAAEAMLIDVSTKDSRAFMYAINYWAINMSMMIGLMIGGWFFERNLFELIAVLLGISLLTLWMTSTKITDTYVVSEEKVREGYGLKPVLKNYSLVMKDIPFLAFTIGGIAILGIEFQRNNFISVRLEQDIASNMMDLFGLFSFELDGIRLLSLLTVANTLFIVLFTSLFSRWIKGKREEPIMYAGFALFGLGYAFLAFSNHIPRALHRCHRPFDR; encoded by the coding sequence ATGTTCAAAGAATTGCATCCCAACATCCGGATCCGCATTTATACATCATTTCTCAGCCGGGTTGTAGGAGCCGCTGTGTTTCCATTCATGGCCATCTATTTTACAAAAGAAATCAATGCGACGGTGGCAGGCGTTCTGCTGCTGATTCAAGTCGCGGCTCAGTTCCTGACGGGTCTTTATGGCGGGTACTTAGCAGATATCATCGGCCGGAAACGCTTGATGGTGACAGGGGAGGTCCTGAAGCTAGCAGCTTTCATCGGCATGTTCCTAGCGAACTCTCCGTGGTTCCAATCCGCATGGGTGACGTTTTTCATGCTGCTGCTCATCGGAATAGCCGGAGGTCTTGTGAACCCCGCGGCCGAGGCGATGCTCATCGATGTCAGCACGAAAGATTCTCGGGCGTTCATGTATGCGATCAACTACTGGGCGATCAACATGTCGATGATGATCGGACTCATGATCGGCGGCTGGTTTTTTGAGAGGAACCTGTTCGAATTGATCGCTGTCCTCCTAGGGATCAGCTTGTTGACGCTCTGGATGACGAGTACGAAAATCACAGATACATACGTCGTGAGCGAAGAGAAAGTGAGGGAAGGGTACGGACTGAAGCCGGTTTTGAAAAATTACAGCCTCGTCATGAAAGACATCCCGTTCCTCGCGTTCACAATCGGCGGGATTGCGATCTTAGGCATCGAATTCCAGCGCAACAATTTCATTTCCGTCCGTCTCGAACAGGACATCGCATCAAACATGATGGACCTTTTCGGACTGTTTTCTTTCGAACTGGACGGCATCCGGCTGCTCAGCCTGCTGACGGTCGCAAATACCTTGTTCATCGTTCTGTTCACATCACTTTTCTCAAGATGGATCAAAGGGAAAAGAGAAGAACCGATCATGTATGCCGGCTTCGCCTTGTTCGGACTGGGCTATGCTTTTCTTGCGTTCAGTAATCACATCCCCAGGGCTCTTCATCGCTGTCATCGTCCTTTCGATCGGTGA
- a CDS encoding MFS transporter has product MRSVITSPGLFIAVIVLSIGELLYVPTRQSILADIVDDTRRGAYMAFNGLVFQFGKILGALGIIIGNVIGGYGMAVLYVGLVFVGIHFSRMAIRRRKSPEEIVLEASGS; this is encoded by the coding sequence TTGCGTTCAGTAATCACATCCCCAGGGCTCTTCATCGCTGTCATCGTCCTTTCGATCGGTGAATTGCTGTATGTCCCGACAAGACAGTCGATCCTTGCCGATATCGTCGATGATACGCGCCGGGGAGCTTATATGGCTTTCAACGGCCTGGTCTTCCAGTTCGGAAAAATCCTCGGAGCCTTGGGAATCATCATCGGGAATGTCATCGGAGGGTACGGCATGGCTGTGCTTTATGTCGGACTCGTGTTTGTAGGCATCCACTTTTCCAGAATGGCGATTCGGCGTAGGAAATCACCGGAAGAAATCGTCCTTGAGGCGAGTGGTTCATAA
- a CDS encoding energy-coupling factor transporter transmembrane component T family protein — protein MFLHDLNPTVKALTIIGTVFLLAFVFDPVTPLLYIVWTVLVTFLFGTFKKRYYLYYFIPFTLFAFGMFWTTIVFSDTASATSETVSFLGMKFPTEDIWTATALGLRVLAFASLSLLFLFTTNMVHFILSLIQQLKLPPKIAYGVLAGYRFLPMLKTEFQQIRAAHRIRGVNRPDSWKEKLLQYQRFAIPLLAGAIRKAERTAIAMESKGFTGAKARTFYRPMKVQRKDWLFPVMMFGMLGATIAVSVYFGYFS, from the coding sequence ATGTTTCTTCATGACTTGAATCCGACCGTCAAAGCTTTGACGATCATCGGTACCGTCTTCCTCCTCGCTTTCGTATTCGATCCGGTCACGCCTTTGCTCTACATCGTGTGGACCGTCCTTGTCACCTTCCTGTTCGGGACATTCAAAAAAAGATACTACCTGTATTATTTCATTCCGTTCACTCTGTTCGCTTTCGGGATGTTCTGGACGACGATCGTCTTTTCGGACACCGCCTCCGCGACTTCCGAAACCGTTTCATTCCTCGGGATGAAGTTCCCAACGGAAGACATTTGGACAGCGACGGCTCTGGGTCTGAGGGTCCTTGCGTTTGCCAGTTTGTCGCTGCTGTTCCTTTTCACGACAAACATGGTCCATTTCATCTTGAGTTTGATCCAACAGTTGAAGCTGCCACCGAAAATCGCTTACGGCGTGCTGGCCGGGTATCGCTTTCTCCCGATGTTGAAGACAGAATTCCAACAGATTCGTGCGGCGCACCGCATCCGCGGGGTCAACCGGCCGGATTCGTGGAAGGAAAAACTTCTTCAGTATCAACGGTTCGCGATTCCCCTCCTGGCCGGTGCGATACGGAAAGCGGAACGAACAGCGATTGCGATGGAATCGAAAGGATTCACTGGTGCGAAGGCCCGCACGTTTTACCGTCCGATGAAGGTGCAGCGGAAAGACTGGCTTTTCCCGGTGATGATGTTCGGGATGCTCGGGGCGACGATTGCGGTCTCGGTCTATTTCGGTTACTTTTCCTAG